A genomic region of Capnocytophaga canimorsus contains the following coding sequences:
- a CDS encoding DUF4136 domain-containing protein, which translates to MKNLSITFLLFFALLFSSCATVQVASDYDRQANFMAYKTYAFHKEGIDKVPISDLDKKRILRAIEQNLNGKGMQKSENPDVLVNIFTKERENLNVVYNDYTSYWGWDWGPFWNGTSYRTTTNIEGTLYIEIIETKNKELIWQGKGIGYIPQRIEQKEKRIQEFVSKILEKYPPKM; encoded by the coding sequence ATGAAAAACTTATCTATCACCTTTTTACTGTTTTTTGCCTTATTATTTTCTTCTTGTGCCACCGTGCAGGTTGCTTCGGACTATGATCGTCAAGCCAATTTTATGGCTTACAAGACGTATGCTTTTCATAAAGAAGGTATTGACAAAGTTCCGATTTCGGATTTGGATAAAAAACGGATATTAAGAGCCATTGAGCAAAATTTGAATGGGAAAGGAATGCAAAAATCTGAAAACCCAGATGTATTGGTTAATATCTTTACTAAAGAGCGCGAAAACCTCAACGTCGTTTACAACGATTATACGTCTTATTGGGGTTGGGATTGGGGACCTTTTTGGAATGGAACTTCCTATAGGACAACCACTAATATTGAAGGCACACTATACATCGAAATTATTGAAACTAAAAATAAGGAATTAATTTGGCAAGGTAAAGGCATTGGTTACATTCCGCAACGGATAGAACAAAAAGAAAAACGAATACAAGAATTTGTATCGAAAATTTTAGAAAAATATCCGCCAAAAATGTAA
- a CDS encoding efflux RND transporter permease subunit: MIKWFKNDFWITIARLILRNRTAILIGLGVVTLFMVVQWQHVRFTFTEANMLPDNHQVNIEYQKFLEKFGEEGNLMLLAVADESIYTPEKLNLWNDLSKKLKRFEQVQAVISLEQLPVLVKDTLNERFITQPLVNQPFENQVQVDSLKGNLFEKLPFYEGFIFNKQTQTLQTAVYLDKKIVNTKARKDFIINDFLPLITQFESETGLDVHTSGMPYIRTLSAKSITDEMGLFIALALFTTSFIFFLFFRSFRAMFISMTVVAIGVVWTFGLLGIFRYEITILTGLIPPLVIVIGIPNCIFLINKYQQEIQNHGNQAKSLQRVIRKIGNVTMLTNLTTAAGFATFIFTNSELLKQFGLIASLNILAIFFISLLIIPIFYSFMKAPKEKHLRHLDRKFIKRLVRWMENVVKHHRFAVFTTAVTMLVLSIIGIYKIRVSGSLIEDMPQSAPFFEDILFFEEQFGGIMPLEITIDTKRKNGISQLATLKRIEELSAYIEEIPEISKPISITNLVKYAKQAYYNGNPEYYELPSSQEQYFIMPFIKNSKADGNMLSAYADSLGQVARITTFMKDIGTERMEKIEQDIYQKAQKIFPDERYEVKITGKAFLFTKGTNYLATNLIYSLGFAILMIALMIAIIFRSFRMILISLVPNMLPLLVTAGMMGFLGIPLKPSTVLVFSIAFGISMDDTIHFLAKYRQELISRNWKIHKSVYASIRETGVSMFYTSIVLFFGFSVFLISDFGGTKALGGLISVTLFFAMLTNLLLLPSLLLSLERSIANKETLKSPILEEEVKD; encoded by the coding sequence ATGATAAAATGGTTTAAAAATGATTTTTGGATAACCATTGCACGGCTTATACTTCGCAATCGTACCGCCATACTCATTGGTTTGGGGGTAGTAACACTTTTTATGGTAGTTCAGTGGCAACACGTACGCTTTACTTTTACCGAAGCCAATATGTTGCCCGACAATCATCAGGTGAATATTGAATATCAAAAGTTTTTAGAAAAATTTGGCGAAGAAGGAAACTTAATGCTCCTTGCAGTTGCCGATGAAAGCATTTACACTCCCGAAAAACTCAACTTGTGGAATGATTTGAGCAAAAAGCTTAAACGATTTGAACAAGTACAAGCAGTTATATCATTGGAACAACTTCCTGTATTGGTCAAAGATACGCTTAATGAGCGATTTATAACACAGCCATTAGTTAATCAACCCTTTGAGAATCAAGTGCAGGTGGATAGCTTGAAAGGTAATTTGTTTGAAAAATTACCTTTCTATGAAGGATTTATCTTCAATAAACAAACTCAAACGCTTCAAACAGCGGTGTATTTGGATAAAAAAATCGTGAACACTAAAGCACGTAAAGATTTTATTATCAATGATTTTTTACCTTTAATTACGCAATTTGAATCGGAAACCGGTTTGGATGTTCATACCTCTGGAATGCCTTATATCCGTACGTTGAGTGCCAAAAGTATTACTGACGAAATGGGGCTTTTTATTGCATTGGCTTTATTTACTACTTCGTTCATATTCTTTTTGTTTTTCCGTTCGTTCCGAGCAATGTTTATTTCGATGACCGTAGTGGCTATAGGTGTGGTTTGGACTTTTGGGCTTTTAGGAATTTTCCGTTATGAAATTACTATACTCACTGGGTTGATTCCGCCTTTGGTGATTGTTATCGGTATCCCGAATTGTATCTTTCTCATAAATAAATATCAACAAGAAATACAAAATCACGGCAATCAGGCAAAATCACTACAAAGAGTAATCCGTAAGATTGGTAATGTAACAATGCTTACCAATTTAACTACAGCGGCAGGTTTTGCTACATTTATATTTACCAATAGTGAGTTGTTGAAGCAATTCGGTTTGATTGCTTCACTTAATATTTTGGCTATTTTTTTCATATCGTTATTGATAATCCCGATTTTTTATAGCTTTATGAAGGCTCCTAAAGAGAAGCATTTGAGGCATTTGGATCGGAAATTCATCAAGCGTTTGGTACGTTGGATGGAAAATGTGGTAAAACATCATCGTTTCGCTGTTTTTACCACAGCCGTAACGATGCTCGTACTCAGTATTATCGGGATTTATAAAATTCGAGTCTCTGGAAGTTTGATTGAAGATATGCCTCAATCGGCACCTTTTTTTGAAGACATTTTGTTTTTTGAAGAACAATTTGGCGGAATTATGCCTTTGGAAATTACCATTGATACCAAAAGAAAAAATGGAATTAGTCAGTTAGCAACGTTAAAGCGTATTGAGGAGCTTTCGGCATATATTGAAGAAATTCCTGAAATTTCCAAACCAATTTCCATTACCAATTTGGTAAAATACGCTAAACAAGCCTATTACAACGGAAATCCGGAATATTATGAACTTCCTTCTTCGCAGGAACAATATTTTATAATGCCTTTTATAAAGAATTCAAAAGCCGATGGGAATATGCTTTCTGCTTATGCCGATTCTTTGGGGCAAGTGGCACGTATTACCACTTTTATGAAAGATATAGGAACCGAAAGAATGGAAAAAATTGAACAAGATATTTATCAAAAAGCTCAAAAAATATTTCCAGATGAGCGCTATGAAGTAAAAATTACAGGTAAAGCGTTTCTCTTTACTAAAGGGACTAATTATTTGGCAACCAATTTAATATATTCGTTAGGTTTTGCTATATTGATGATTGCTTTAATGATTGCTATCATATTTCGTTCGTTTAGAATGATACTTATTTCTCTGGTTCCTAATATGTTGCCTCTATTAGTGACTGCTGGAATGATGGGCTTTTTAGGCATTCCGTTAAAGCCTTCAACGGTTTTGGTATTTAGTATCGCTTTTGGTATTTCGATGGACGATACCATACATTTTTTAGCAAAATATCGGCAAGAACTCATTAGTCGTAACTGGAAGATTCACAAGTCAGTATATGCTTCCATTCGTGAAACTGGTGTAAGTATGTTTTATACCTCTATCGTGCTATTTTTCGGTTTTTCAGTTTTCCTGATTTCCGACTTTGGTGGAACAAAAGCACTCGGTGGACTCATATCGGTAACCCTATTCTTTGCGATGCTTACCAATTTACTGTTGTTACCCTCTTTATTACTTTCCTTAGAGCGAAGTATCGCCAATAAAGAAACCTTAAAATCTCCTATCTTGGAAGAGGAAGTAAAGGATTAA